One genomic region from Anabaena sp. PCC 7108 encodes:
- a CDS encoding HAD family hydrolase produces MKKPKVIFLDAVGTLFGVKGSVGIIYSQIAQEFGVTVAPETLNKEFIKSFKSAPPPIFLDADIKDIPQREFDWWQTIALNTFEGAGVLHKFSDFPAFFTELYIHFGTPEPWYVYPDVVLALINWRRLGVELGVLSNFDSRLYLVLQGLGLKEYFDSITISTQVRAAKPDPEIFKIALNKHQCCPEDSWHIGDSITDDYEGAKAAGMRGIWINRNPSL; encoded by the coding sequence ATGAAAAAACCAAAAGTTATTTTTTTAGATGCTGTAGGTACATTATTTGGTGTTAAAGGTAGCGTAGGTATAATTTATAGTCAAATAGCTCAAGAATTTGGCGTGACAGTTGCTCCTGAAACTTTGAATAAAGAATTCATCAAAAGCTTTAAAAGCGCACCACCGCCTATATTTCTTGATGCAGATATTAAAGATATTCCCCAACGGGAATTTGATTGGTGGCAAACCATAGCCCTAAATACCTTTGAAGGTGCAGGTGTTCTCCATAAATTTTCTGATTTTCCTGCTTTTTTTACCGAACTTTATATACACTTTGGCACTCCTGAACCTTGGTATGTCTATCCTGATGTTGTTTTAGCTTTAATCAACTGGCGACGCTTAGGAGTGGAATTGGGAGTATTATCTAATTTTGATTCCCGTTTGTACTTAGTATTACAAGGTTTAGGACTCAAAGAATATTTTGACTCTATCACCATTTCCACTCAAGTCCGTGCTGCTAAACCAGATCCAGAAATTTTTAAAATTGCTTTAAACAAGCATCAGTGTTGCCCAGAAGACTCATGGCACATTGGCGACAGCATAACGGATGACTATGAAGGCGCTAAAGCAGCAGGAATGAGAGGGATTTGGATTAACCGTAATCCCAGTCTTTGA
- a CDS encoding pentapeptide repeat-containing protein: MKKSLSYIWYQLRQSFSVTESVNTTTGKAVLEAATTIKKHGANAEILQLLLQDSSSLLDILCSPLTQVINGESSFLSLGVALLKYYREISQQAPVLEDYISIISQAAYLESIRNILSLYPSLNYDNPEENEELGKILENINNIELDEKTALQTIECFHKSPLAAAFNHLLSTRLISPHLSKYPAMLLVKRIAVNTNLYIIKCLLDLGDDIQTVIPNCRDKWEEEDQNIQNIHKYLQNEIATQPLDRVFDQTCSFKDIYIPLKAKPVNKYGQINTNAESGDLEAWVKKNILTENNLEKVMFIQGKSCAGKSIFCKMFVDWIRQHLHPLWTPILINVKDIKSLSSNLEDTLVANLDISLTRGNNNWLKNQNTRFLFIFEGGDELTIVARNNHNLATFIQQVSEFQQQCKNNDKMGHRVLITGNTIPLSVIPDLPENLDIVEILPFDKQQQEKWLEKWQSLPVNQGKNTDLQHFLTNQKCPAFIQKLIHEPLLLYFLAGMYRDDQLLIDNLTANNSQTTTALIYQEAINWLISKSADDWHDKLPNLKHIFTEAAVAVIQSKREFAPISMLESRLKDDPKCLAIITDQIPKTPLAKFNIHPDDQLENMVKFCHQSLSEFLFAERLKLSLINWTQYDNTASAKQLIITDFQMNWQIYDLLGFGILSKQIVEYLMGLMIGIPHFNWRQLYKRLDSFYTSWCQGKFIDTAEETLSQNKLRELQNAGIYQLGQRQVDVYAGLNVMILLLAIQRYAQENEVLKEYIIFYPSGQPQENNFTYQLQNVIHYSSCLQGENFRSLVGQFLSGAHLRGASLLNINLSYADLTEADLSRAHLCRANFSYAHLNSAYFIGADLQDADFTGANLAETYLSGANLSRANLYGANLKDVDLSRANLSGADLRGANFDGANFMGAIFSDDTFGDIRWDQKTNWKNAEGLEIAKNVPLTLKKRFLSESD, from the coding sequence ATGAAAAAATCCCTATCATATATTTGGTATCAGTTGCGTCAATCTTTCTCAGTAACAGAAAGTGTAAATACAACAACTGGTAAAGCAGTTTTAGAAGCAGCAACAACCATTAAAAAACACGGTGCTAATGCAGAAATTTTGCAACTGTTACTGCAAGATTCTTCTTCTTTATTAGATATATTATGTTCACCGTTAACCCAGGTAATAAATGGAGAATCATCATTTTTATCTCTGGGAGTGGCTTTACTCAAATATTATCGTGAGATTTCTCAACAAGCACCTGTTTTAGAAGACTATATATCTATTATTAGTCAAGCTGCTTATTTAGAAAGTATCCGCAATATTTTATCTTTATATCCATCTTTGAACTATGACAACCCAGAGGAAAATGAAGAATTAGGAAAAATTCTTGAAAACATCAATAATATTGAATTAGATGAAAAAACTGCCTTGCAAACAATTGAATGTTTTCATAAATCTCCATTAGCAGCAGCATTTAATCACCTATTATCTACAAGGTTGATATCTCCACATCTTAGCAAATATCCAGCCATGCTTTTAGTAAAAAGAATAGCTGTTAATACTAACTTATATATCATTAAGTGTTTGCTAGATTTGGGTGATGATATCCAAACAGTTATCCCCAATTGTCGAGATAAATGGGAAGAAGAAGATCAAAATATTCAAAACATTCATAAATATCTGCAAAATGAAATTGCTACTCAACCATTAGATCGGGTTTTTGATCAAACTTGCTCATTTAAGGATATTTATATCCCTCTCAAAGCTAAACCTGTCAATAAATATGGGCAAATAAATACCAATGCTGAATCTGGAGATTTAGAAGCATGGGTAAAGAAAAATATCTTGACTGAAAATAACTTGGAAAAAGTTATGTTTATCCAAGGGAAAAGCTGTGCAGGTAAGAGTATTTTTTGCAAAATGTTCGTAGATTGGATTAGACAACATTTACATCCTTTATGGACACCAATTTTAATTAATGTCAAAGATATCAAATCTTTATCATCTAATCTAGAAGATACATTAGTCGCTAATCTAGATATTAGTTTGACTCGCGGTAATAATAACTGGTTAAAAAATCAAAATACTCGCTTTTTGTTTATATTTGAAGGTGGGGATGAATTAACAATTGTAGCTAGAAATAATCATAATTTAGCAACATTTATTCAGCAAGTTTCTGAATTTCAGCAGCAATGCAAAAATAACGATAAAATGGGACATAGGGTATTAATCACAGGTAATACTATTCCCTTATCAGTTATCCCTGATTTACCTGAAAATTTAGACATAGTAGAAATTCTCCCTTTCGATAAACAGCAACAAGAAAAATGGTTAGAAAAATGGCAATCTTTACCAGTAAACCAGGGTAAAAATACAGATTTACAGCATTTTCTGACAAATCAAAAATGTCCCGCATTTATTCAAAAATTAATTCATGAACCGCTATTACTTTATTTTTTGGCGGGAATGTATCGAGATGATCAACTATTAATTGATAATTTAACAGCAAATAATTCTCAAACTACTACAGCTTTAATTTATCAAGAAGCTATAAATTGGTTAATTTCCAAATCAGCTGATGATTGGCATGATAAATTACCAAATCTAAAACATATTTTTACAGAAGCTGCTGTTGCTGTAATTCAGTCAAAGCGGGAATTTGCGCCTATATCAATGCTTGAATCTCGATTAAAAGATGATCCAAAATGTTTAGCAATAATTACCGATCAAATTCCTAAAACACCTTTAGCTAAATTTAATATTCATCCTGATGATCAATTAGAGAATATGGTGAAATTTTGCCATCAAAGTTTGAGTGAATTCCTATTTGCTGAACGATTAAAATTAAGTCTGATTAATTGGACTCAGTATGATAATACCGCATCTGCTAAACAGCTAATTATCACAGATTTCCAAATGAATTGGCAAATTTATGATTTGCTAGGTTTTGGTATTCTTAGCAAACAAATAGTTGAATATTTGATGGGTTTAATGATTGGTATTCCCCATTTTAATTGGAGACAACTATATAAACGCTTAGATAGTTTTTACACGAGTTGGTGTCAAGGCAAATTTATTGATACCGCTGAAGAAACCTTATCCCAAAACAAACTAAGAGAATTACAAAATGCTGGTATTTATCAATTAGGTCAGCGTCAAGTAGATGTTTATGCTGGGTTAAATGTGATGATTTTACTTTTAGCTATACAGCGTTATGCCCAAGAAAATGAAGTACTCAAAGAATATATAATTTTTTATCCTTCTGGTCAACCACAAGAGAATAATTTCACTTACCAATTACAAAATGTTATTCATTACAGTAGTTGTTTACAGGGTGAAAATTTCCGCAGTTTAGTTGGTCAATTTCTCAGTGGCGCTCATCTTCGGGGTGCAAGTTTATTAAATATCAATCTTAGCTACGCAGACCTGACAGAAGCAGACCTTAGCCGCGCTCATCTTTGTCGAGCAAATTTCAGCTATGCTCACCTTAATAGTGCTTATTTCATTGGTGCAGATTTGCAAGATGCAGATTTTACAGGAGCAAATTTAGCAGAAACTTACCTGAGTGGTGCAAATCTCAGCCGTGCTAATCTCTATGGAGCAAATCTCAAAGATGTAGATTTGAGTCGCGCTAACCTCAGCGGTGCGGACTTGCGAGGTGCAAACTTTGATGGTGCGAACTTTATGGGCGCTATATTCAGTGATGATACCTTTGGTGATATCCGTTGGGATCAAAAAACTAACTGGAAAAATGCGGAAGGTTTAGAAATAGCGAAAAATGTGCCATTAACTTTAAAAAAACGATTTTTGTCAGAATCTGATTGA
- a CDS encoding carbon-nitrogen hydrolase family protein, with product MKSYLAAAIQMTSVPDLQKNLAQAEELIDLAVRQGAELVGLPENFSFMGEEKDKLAQGEAIAFASAKFLKTMAQRYQITILGGGFPVPVEGNSKVYNTAVLINPNGEELVRYHKAHLFDVNVPDGNTYQESSTVMAGKVLPPVYFSDKLGNVGLSICYDVRFPELYRHLSDKGADVVFVPAAFTAFTGKDHWQVLLQARAIENTYYVIAPAQTGTNYARRQTHGHAMIIDPWGVILADAGEKPGIAIAEIKPTRLEQVRRQMPSLQHRVF from the coding sequence ATGAAGTCTTATTTAGCCGCTGCTATTCAAATGACCAGTGTGCCTGATTTGCAAAAAAACCTGGCACAAGCAGAAGAATTAATTGATTTGGCTGTGCGTCAGGGTGCGGAATTGGTGGGTTTACCAGAAAATTTCTCCTTCATGGGAGAAGAAAAAGACAAACTCGCACAAGGGGAAGCGATCGCATTTGCATCCGCAAAATTTCTGAAAACGATGGCACAACGCTACCAAATCACCATCCTTGGCGGCGGCTTTCCCGTTCCTGTAGAGGGAAACAGCAAAGTCTACAATACGGCTGTACTGATCAATCCTAACGGTGAAGAACTCGTTCGTTACCACAAGGCACATTTATTTGATGTTAATGTCCCTGACGGCAACACCTACCAAGAATCGAGTACTGTTATGGCTGGTAAAGTCTTGCCCCCAGTCTATTTTTCTGACAAGTTGGGTAATGTAGGACTTTCTATTTGCTATGATGTCCGCTTCCCAGAACTTTATCGCCATTTGTCAGACAAAGGAGCCGATGTTGTCTTTGTGCCTGCGGCCTTCACTGCCTTTACAGGTAAAGACCATTGGCAAGTATTACTACAAGCTAGAGCAATTGAAAATACTTATTACGTAATTGCACCAGCCCAAACAGGTACTAACTACGCCCGTCGTCAAACCCACGGTCACGCCATGATTATCGATCCTTGGGGTGTAATCTTAGCAGATGCTGGAGAAAAACCGGGAATAGCGATCGCAGAAATTAAACCCACTAGATTAGAACAAGTTCGTCGGCAAATGCCATCTTTACAACATCGAGTATTTTAG
- a CDS encoding DUF389 domain-containing protein, giving the protein MAKFQQTNNPKFDWVNRFRNWLTTNLGISPARKQEIYHDLLGSVSLTDVSYWLQVIFAAGIATLGLVLNSPAVIIGAMLISPLMGTILATGLAFAAGDLILAVRAILNLTLSCLVAIIFAVILVGILPFKELTGEIIARTRPNSLDLVIALFSGALGSIATCKEPKGVVTSIPGVSIAVALMPPLCVVGYGIGIAASLNLSDGLQIARGGGLLFLTNLIAITLMAMIVFLLLHIDTPTVREQVREWHQKDPESYWFQSFIERTPISNRLKVIGSLPSRFILILFPVMVLLIPLSQSLTQLRQEIIYKQKNNQIIKIGTELWRQQFANFSDGQPRSDISKIFAQEQNGKIKIQMRVFTSQLYSNDEKNEFTKLVASRLHKNPNTVLLQLIEIPTASKDIIAQLAETDKKQLPPEEKPQPSLGEYQAALLQTTETALQNLQLPPPAKLLRYEVIITNNLVEPLSLNMVYLSQREISSDAKNLLVNDIRNRLNFPRANVRFERIPVSQGYITFASDQAELTSASKLLLDGIGKMLQLQSNLKLDITVDLAKTEFNSISQKRIEAIKKYLNSQWQITDNQINVSPGKLESNRRLLLKINLIASPNKNNSIY; this is encoded by the coding sequence ATGGCTAAGTTTCAGCAGACAAATAATCCCAAATTTGATTGGGTGAATCGGTTTCGGAATTGGCTGACAACTAACCTAGGGATTTCTCCAGCCCGTAAGCAAGAAATTTATCACGACTTGCTTGGCTCCGTAAGCCTAACAGATGTCAGCTATTGGCTACAAGTAATATTTGCAGCAGGAATTGCTACCTTGGGTTTAGTGCTGAATAGTCCAGCCGTAATTATTGGAGCAATGTTAATTTCTCCTTTGATGGGAACAATTCTGGCTACTGGGTTAGCATTTGCTGCGGGGGACTTAATTTTAGCCGTGCGGGCGATACTGAATCTGACCTTAAGTTGTTTGGTAGCAATTATCTTTGCTGTCATTTTAGTGGGAATTTTGCCCTTCAAGGAACTGACAGGGGAAATTATAGCCCGGACTCGTCCAAATTCTCTCGATTTAGTTATTGCATTATTTTCCGGTGCTTTAGGTTCAATTGCTACCTGCAAAGAACCTAAAGGGGTTGTCACTTCCATACCAGGAGTCTCAATAGCAGTTGCACTCATGCCACCTTTATGCGTCGTTGGGTATGGCATTGGTATAGCAGCCAGCTTAAACTTGTCCGATGGGTTACAGATTGCCCGTGGTGGCGGGTTACTATTTTTAACCAACCTGATAGCTATCACCCTCATGGCAATGATAGTGTTTTTATTATTACACATTGACACTCCAACAGTGCGGGAGCAAGTGCGAGAATGGCATCAAAAAGACCCCGAAAGTTATTGGTTCCAGTCGTTTATTGAACGCACACCCATTTCCAATCGCTTAAAAGTTATTGGTAGTCTTCCCAGCCGTTTTATTCTAATTTTATTTCCAGTCATGGTTCTCCTCATCCCTTTGAGTCAATCTTTAACTCAACTGCGACAAGAAATTATTTATAAGCAAAAAAATAATCAAATCATTAAAATTGGTACAGAACTTTGGCGACAGCAATTTGCTAATTTTTCTGATGGTCAACCACGTTCTGACATTAGTAAGATATTCGCTCAAGAGCAAAATGGCAAGATTAAAATTCAAATGCGAGTGTTTACTAGTCAGTTATACAGTAACGACGAAAAAAATGAATTTACAAAATTAGTTGCATCTCGTTTACATAAAAATCCTAATACCGTATTATTACAATTAATTGAAATCCCTACAGCCTCTAAAGATATTATTGCCCAATTGGCCGAAACAGATAAAAAACAATTGCCACCAGAGGAAAAACCACAGCCTAGTCTAGGAGAATATCAAGCTGCTCTTTTACAAACTACAGAGACGGCTTTGCAAAATCTCCAACTTCCCCCGCCGGCAAAATTATTACGCTATGAGGTAATCATTACAAATAATTTAGTAGAACCCTTAAGTCTCAATATGGTTTATCTTAGCCAACGAGAAATAAGTAGTGATGCGAAAAATTTACTAGTTAATGATATCAGAAATAGACTTAACTTCCCCAGGGCAAATGTCAGATTTGAAAGAATACCTGTTTCCCAAGGTTATATAACTTTTGCATCTGATCAAGCCGAACTTACATCTGCTAGTAAGCTACTACTTGATGGGATCGGAAAGATGCTACAGTTGCAGTCAAATTTAAAACTTGACATAACTGTTGATTTGGCAAAAACAGAGTTTAATAGTATTAGTCAAAAGAGAATTGAGGCTATTAAAAAATACCTAAATTCTCAATGGCAGATTACAGATAATCAAATCAATGTATCTCCAGGAAAATTAGAATCTAACCGCCGATTATTACTGAAAATAAATTTAATTGCCAGCCCGAATAAAAATAACTCTATCTATTGA
- a CDS encoding mechanosensitive ion channel family protein, translated as MEFINTIQHWLKNPAVGKLIQVCIVILVITLIVRALRNSVSHYIQDNDTRYHLRKTINLIGYGFIFLFAASIFSDNFRQLTVIFGVIGAGVAFALQEVIASFAGWVAISLGQFYKPGDRVLLGGIRGDVIDISILRTTIMECGDWVKADLYNGRIVRIANSFVFKEPVFNYSADFPFVWDEITLPVKYGSDRRLTKEIIQRVADNIVGEYVSDARGEWQNMVHKYLIEDARIEPAVTLIANDNWMEFTLRYVVDYKKRRGKKDELFTKILDEIDLTEGRVAIASTTIHLVETPTLNIKVSKNEE; from the coding sequence ATGGAATTTATAAATACAATTCAACACTGGCTAAAAAATCCTGCTGTGGGAAAACTTATCCAAGTCTGTATTGTTATTTTAGTTATTACTCTCATCGTCCGCGCCTTAAGGAACTCTGTTTCCCACTACATTCAGGATAACGATACCCGCTATCACCTTCGCAAAACAATTAACTTGATTGGCTATGGATTTATTTTTCTGTTCGCTGCTAGTATATTTAGCGATAACTTTCGCCAGTTAACAGTCATATTTGGAGTTATTGGTGCTGGTGTTGCTTTTGCCCTGCAAGAAGTAATTGCCAGTTTTGCTGGCTGGGTTGCTATCTCTTTAGGTCAATTTTATAAGCCTGGAGATAGAGTTTTACTGGGTGGTATTAGAGGAGATGTGATAGATATAAGTATTCTGCGTACTACTATCATGGAGTGTGGTGACTGGGTTAAAGCAGACCTTTATAACGGACGCATTGTGCGGATTGCGAATAGTTTTGTCTTCAAAGAACCGGTTTTTAATTATTCTGCTGACTTTCCTTTTGTCTGGGATGAAATTACTTTACCAGTAAAATACGGAAGCGATCGCCGTTTAACAAAAGAAATCATCCAACGAGTCGCAGATAATATTGTCGGTGAGTACGTATCTGATGCTAGAGGGGAATGGCAAAATATGGTACACAAGTATTTGATTGAAGATGCCAGAATTGAACCTGCTGTTACCTTAATTGCCAATGATAACTGGATGGAATTTACACTACGGTATGTAGTGGACTATAAAAAACGTCGCGGTAAGAAAGACGAACTTTTCACCAAAATCCTTGATGAGATTGACCTCACAGAGGGTAGGGTTGCTATTGCTTCCACAACCATTCACCTCGTTGAAACACCTACATTAAATATCAAAGTGTCGAAAAATGAAGAATGA
- the fba gene encoding class II fructose-bisphosphate aldolase (catalyzes the reversible aldol condensation of dihydroxyacetonephosphate and glyceraldehyde 3-phosphate in the Calvin cycle, glycolysis, and/or gluconeogenesis), translated as MALVPMRLLLDHAAENGYGIPAFNVNNLEQIQAIMKAAADTDSPVILQASRGARNYAGENFLRHLILAAVETYPQIPIVMHQDHGNAPSTCYSAIKNNFTSVMMDGSLEADAKTPASFEYNVNVTSEVVNVAHSLGVSVEGELGCLGSLETGAGEAEDGHGFEGTLDHSQLLTDPDEAVSFVEATQVDALAVAIGTSHGAYKFTRKPTGEILAISRIEEIHRRLPNTHLVMHGSSSVPEDLIALINQFGGAIPETYGVPVEEIQKGIKSGVRKVNIDTDNRLAITAAVREALAANPKEFDPRHFLKPSIKYMQKVCADRYVQFGTAGNASKIKQVSLEDFAAKYAKGELVMRAAAKV; from the coding sequence ATGGCGCTTGTACCAATGCGGTTGCTCTTGGATCACGCTGCTGAAAACGGTTACGGCATCCCCGCTTTTAACGTTAATAACTTAGAACAAATTCAAGCAATTATGAAAGCGGCGGCTGACACAGATAGCCCCGTAATTCTACAAGCTTCTCGCGGCGCTCGTAATTATGCTGGTGAAAACTTTCTGCGTCACCTGATTTTAGCTGCGGTAGAAACCTATCCTCAGATTCCCATTGTCATGCACCAAGATCATGGTAATGCTCCTTCTACCTGCTATTCAGCAATTAAGAACAACTTCACCAGTGTAATGATGGATGGTTCTTTAGAAGCTGATGCTAAGACTCCAGCTAGTTTTGAATATAACGTCAATGTTACCAGTGAAGTTGTCAACGTCGCTCACTCCTTGGGTGTCAGCGTTGAAGGTGAACTAGGTTGCTTAGGTTCTCTAGAAACTGGTGCTGGTGAAGCTGAAGATGGTCACGGTTTTGAAGGTACTCTTGATCATTCTCAATTGTTAACTGACCCCGATGAAGCTGTTAGCTTTGTAGAAGCAACCCAAGTGGATGCTTTGGCTGTGGCTATAGGCACAAGCCACGGTGCTTACAAATTTACCCGTAAGCCTACTGGTGAAATTTTGGCTATTAGCCGCATTGAAGAAATTCACCGCCGTTTACCTAACACCCACTTGGTAATGCACGGTTCTTCTTCTGTACCTGAAGATTTGATTGCACTGATTAACCAATTTGGTGGGGCTATTCCTGAAACCTACGGTGTACCTGTAGAAGAAATTCAAAAAGGTATCAAGAGTGGTGTTCGTAAGGTAAATATCGACACTGACAACCGTTTGGCTATTACTGCGGCTGTGCGTGAAGCTTTGGCTGCTAATCCCAAGGAATTCGATCCTCGTCACTTCCTCAAACCTTCCATTAAATATATGCAGAAGGTTTGTGCTGACCGTTATGTACAGTTTGGTACTGCTGGTAACGCCAGCAAGATTAAGCAAGTTTCTTTAGAAGATTTTGCGGCTAAATATGCTAAGGGCGAATTGGTAATGAGAGCGGCTGCTAAAGTTTAA
- a CDS encoding M20 family metallopeptidase, with product MLTRIKDLATTLAPRLVEIRRHIHLHPELSGQEYQTSAFVAGVLSSSGLHVQEGVGKIGVIGELQGTKQNDQVLAIRTDMDALPIQERSGLDYASRVKGVMHACGHDVHTTVGLGTAMVLSQIAAELGGNVRFLFQPAEEIAQGANWMVKDGAMDNVSAILGVHVFPSIPAGSIGIRYGALTAAADNLEIIIIGESGHGARPHEAVDAIWIACQVITALQQAISRTQNPLRPVVLSIGQISGGRAPNIIADQVQLLGTVRSLHPETRAQLPKWIEGIVSNLCNSYGAKYQVNYCQGVPSVQNDYALTQLLQSSAEEAWSSEFIQVLPEPSLGAEDFSVYLEHAPGSMFRLGVGYKDRIINHPLHHPQFEVDESAIITGVVTLAYAAYKYWQLK from the coding sequence ATGCTGACCCGAATTAAAGACTTAGCAACCACTTTAGCACCCCGCTTAGTGGAAATTCGCCGCCATATCCACCTGCACCCAGAACTGAGCGGACAAGAGTATCAAACATCTGCTTTTGTGGCTGGTGTGTTGTCTTCTAGTGGCTTGCACGTGCAAGAGGGCGTAGGGAAAATAGGTGTTATTGGTGAACTACAAGGCACTAAGCAAAATGATCAGGTGTTGGCAATTCGTACTGATATGGATGCTTTACCGATTCAAGAACGTAGCGGTTTGGATTATGCTTCTCGTGTAAAAGGGGTAATGCACGCTTGTGGACATGATGTCCATACTACGGTAGGGTTAGGTACAGCAATGGTACTATCCCAAATAGCAGCAGAGTTGGGGGGTAACGTCAGGTTTTTATTTCAGCCAGCAGAGGAAATTGCCCAAGGGGCAAACTGGATGGTAAAAGATGGGGCAATGGATAATGTTTCAGCTATCTTAGGGGTTCATGTTTTCCCTTCTATCCCTGCTGGTTCTATTGGTATTCGTTATGGGGCTTTAACAGCAGCCGCAGATAATTTAGAGATTATCATTATTGGTGAATCGGGACATGGTGCGCGTCCCCATGAAGCAGTTGATGCAATTTGGATTGCTTGCCAAGTGATTACAGCGCTGCAACAAGCTATTAGCCGGACTCAAAATCCTTTACGTCCAGTAGTGTTGAGTATAGGACAGATTAGTGGTGGCAGAGCGCCGAATATAATTGCTGATCAAGTACAATTGTTGGGGACTGTGCGATCGCTCCACCCAGAAACCCGCGCCCAACTACCAAAATGGATTGAAGGCATTGTCTCTAATCTTTGCAATTCTTACGGTGCAAAATATCAAGTTAATTATTGTCAGGGTGTACCCAGTGTACAAAATGATTATGCCCTGACACAATTATTACAATCATCAGCAGAAGAGGCTTGGAGTAGCGAATTTATCCAAGTCTTACCTGAACCATCTCTTGGTGCTGAAGACTTTTCTGTTTATTTGGAACACGCCCCCGGTTCAATGTTTCGTTTGGGTGTCGGCTACAAAGATAGAATCATTAATCACCCATTACATCATCCTCAATTTGAAGTTGATGAGTCTGCAATTATTACTGGTGTTGTAACTTTAGCATATGCAGCTTATAAGTACTGGCAACTAAAATAA
- a CDS encoding hemerythrin domain-containing protein: protein MVTTLDDTKLNAIAVKLADMKLLQQLIIQNEELFLRESVDSEVADNIRKMLDDDRKNQGILETVVIQYGIQKEADRTAQEMVNKVRQLMQGNELSFFEKVFQHELLKHQQVMNGLTIHKAGQRVGADVMAAIAALNSVNFENRAHQEQLKGILEILGVRELTGQDADQGIWARVQDAIAAISGAVGSAVTQNSDKQDMNIQDILRMDHNKVNILFTELLQSNEAQKIQQYFGQLYKDISAHAAAEEEVVYPRVRSFYGDANTQELYDEQASWRIAFDQLKAISPTAPEFKDRIRRLMDDVTDHVRQEESTMFAAIRNNLSSQQSEELATQFKAAKSRIQQEIGGTKVGTNV from the coding sequence ATGGTAACTACTTTAGATGATACCAAGCTTAATGCTATTGCTGTGAAATTGGCAGATATGAAATTACTTCAACAGTTGATCATTCAAAATGAAGAACTATTTTTGAGAGAATCTGTTGATAGTGAAGTGGCGGATAATATCCGCAAAATGCTGGATGACGACCGCAAAAATCAAGGAATTCTAGAAACTGTAGTTATTCAGTACGGCATCCAAAAAGAAGCGGATAGAACAGCGCAAGAAATGGTGAACAAGGTTCGCCAACTAATGCAAGGTAATGAATTAAGCTTTTTTGAAAAAGTATTTCAGCATGAATTGCTAAAGCATCAACAAGTAATGAATGGCTTAACAATTCACAAAGCTGGACAGAGAGTTGGTGCTGATGTGATGGCAGCAATTGCCGCTCTAAATTCTGTAAACTTTGAGAACCGCGCTCACCAAGAACAACTTAAAGGAATTCTGGAAATTTTGGGTGTGCGGGAACTGACTGGACAAGATGCAGATCAAGGAATCTGGGCGCGTGTACAGGATGCAATTGCTGCTATTAGCGGTGCTGTAGGTAGTGCTGTTACCCAAAATTCTGATAAACAGGATATGAACATCCAAGATATTCTGCGTATGGATCACAATAAAGTAAATATCTTGTTTACAGAATTATTACAAAGCAACGAGGCACAAAAAATTCAACAATACTTTGGGCAACTTTATAAGGATATCAGCGCTCATGCTGCTGCCGAAGAAGAAGTTGTTTACCCCAGAGTTAGGTCTTTTTATGGTGATGCTAATACCCAAGAATTATATGATGAACAAGCAAGCTGGCGGATTGCGTTTGATCAACTCAAAGCTATTAGCCCCACTGCACCTGAATTCAAAGACAGAATCAGACGCTTGATGGATGATGTTACGGATCATGTGCGCCAAGAAGAAAGCACAATGTTTGCAGCAATTCGCAACAATTTAAGTTCTCAACAGAGTGAGGAATTAGCTACACAATTCAAAGCTGCTAAAAGCCGCATTCAACAAGAAATAGGTGGAACTAAAGTTGGTACAAATGTTTAA